A single genomic interval of Ruminococcus sp. NK3A76 harbors:
- a CDS encoding site-2 protease family protein, with product MGAISIVIAVLIFSMIIAIHEFGHFAVAKLCGVKVNEFSIGMGPCLLKKKKGETQYSLRALPIGGYCAMEGEDSKSEDGRAFCNKSVPRRVAIVVAGAVMNLILGFILLIISTVVNAPITTTQVSWFEENASSQSTGLEIGDKIIECNGMRIFTDMDLSYQFQSDEDGKFDFVVERNGEKKTLEDVAFAKNDGVLHIDFKVAPQKANPLTVISYAGRSTVSYGRLIYISLGDLISGTYHLNDLSGPVGIVNAIGDVIEDEAKEETIDWKALWNKMLSMAAFITINVGLFNLLPLPALDGGRLMFLICEAITKHPVKPEHEGMVHFVGIVLLMLLMLVVTFNDIRKLF from the coding sequence ATGGGAGCAATAAGTATTGTAATAGCCGTACTGATTTTTAGTATGATAATAGCTATTCATGAATTCGGGCACTTTGCTGTTGCAAAGCTCTGCGGCGTCAAGGTGAATGAATTCTCTATCGGCATGGGGCCATGCCTTCTGAAAAAGAAAAAGGGCGAAACACAGTATTCACTCAGAGCGCTGCCAATAGGCGGCTACTGCGCTATGGAGGGCGAGGACAGCAAGAGTGAGGACGGAAGAGCATTCTGCAACAAGTCTGTTCCAAGGCGTGTGGCTATCGTCGTAGCCGGTGCTGTGATGAACCTTATCCTTGGATTTATACTGCTTATCATAAGCACGGTTGTCAATGCACCTATCACTACAACGCAGGTAAGCTGGTTTGAGGAGAACGCATCCTCGCAGTCTACCGGCCTTGAAATTGGCGATAAGATAATAGAATGCAACGGTATGAGGATATTTACTGACATGGATCTTTCATACCAGTTCCAGAGTGATGAGGACGGCAAGTTTGATTTTGTGGTAGAGCGTAACGGTGAGAAGAAAACGCTTGAAGATGTTGCCTTTGCAAAGAATGACGGTGTGCTGCATATTGATTTCAAGGTCGCCCCTCAGAAGGCTAACCCTCTGACTGTTATATCATACGCAGGCCGCTCGACAGTGTCATACGGAAGGCTGATATATATTTCTCTCGGTGACCTTATAAGCGGCACATATCACCTAAATGATCTTTCAGGCCCTGTTGGTATCGTTAATGCTATCGGCGATGTAATAGAGGACGAGGCAAAAGAGGAGACTATCGACTGGAAGGCACTCTGGAACAAGATGCTTTCTATGGCGGCGTTTATCACTATAAACGTAGGTCTTTTCAACCTTCTTCCGCTTCCGGCGCTTGACGGCGGCAGGCTTATGTTCCTCATCTGCGAGGCTATAACAAAACACCCGGTCAAGCCGGAGCACGAGGGCATGGTGCATTTTGTGGGCATTGTTCTGCTGATGCTGCTTATGCTGGTAGTAACATTCAATGATATCAGAAAACTGTTTTAG
- a CDS encoding GNAT family N-acetyltransferase: MIFTVRELKEQEYHLLSDFLYEAIFIPEGVEPPPRDMIMQPELRVYTDDFGSVRGDMALAAEVDGRVVGAVWVRIMNDYGHIDDETPSFAISLYKEYRGMGIGTELMKKMLEKLRNNGYKRASLAVQKENYAVKMYRKVGFEEIDENEQEYIMLCKLE, translated from the coding sequence ATGATTTTTACTGTAAGAGAACTAAAAGAGCAGGAATACCACCTGTTGTCTGATTTTCTGTATGAAGCTATATTCATTCCCGAGGGTGTAGAGCCGCCGCCGAGAGATATGATCATGCAGCCTGAACTGAGGGTATATACAGATGATTTCGGCAGTGTCAGGGGTGATATGGCTCTTGCGGCTGAGGTTGACGGCAGAGTAGTCGGTGCTGTCTGGGTCAGGATAATGAATGACTACGGGCATATTGATGACGAAACGCCTTCATTTGCGATATCGCTTTATAAGGAATACCGTGGAATGGGCATAGGCACCGAGCTTATGAAAAAGATGCTTGAAAAGCTCAGAAATAATGGTTATAAGCGTGCATCGCTTGCCGTGCAGAAAGAAAACTATGCTGTGAAGATGTACAGGAAAGTCGGATTTGAAGAAATTGATGAGAATGAGCAGGAATATATAATGCTCTGCAAATTAGAATAA
- a CDS encoding 1-deoxy-D-xylulose-5-phosphate reductoisomerase, whose amino-acid sequence MKTMSVLGSTGSIGTQSLEVAKKHKIRVAALSANNNVRLLAKQAREFDVQYACIADESKAYELTQLLEGSNTRVLSGHEGLMQIAELDGVDIMLNSLVGMVGLEPTLRAIEHGTDIALANKETLVAGGKLVIDLARKKNVRIYPVDSEHSAIFQCLQGNNIKELRKIILTASGGPFFGKKKSELENVTVEQALNHPNWSMGNKITIDSATLMNKGLEFIEAMWLFDLKPEQIEIVVHRQSVVHSAVEYNDHSVIAQLGVPDMKIPIQYALIFPQRVDCPTRELSLTDYGTLTFEKPDFETFDCLTACIKAITKGGNLPASVNGANEEAVRLFLEKKIGFLDIGRLVTKCLETTEYKEITSLDDVLAADRAAREFVMENYKKIN is encoded by the coding sequence ATGAAAACGATGTCTGTTCTCGGCTCGACAGGGTCGATAGGCACACAGTCATTAGAGGTGGCTAAAAAACATAAAATAAGAGTAGCTGCTTTATCTGCGAACAATAATGTCAGACTGCTTGCAAAGCAGGCCAGGGAATTTGATGTGCAGTATGCCTGCATAGCTGATGAGAGCAAGGCCTACGAGCTGACACAGCTGTTAGAGGGCTCTAATACAAGGGTGCTATCGGGGCATGAAGGGCTTATGCAGATAGCAGAGCTTGACGGCGTTGATATAATGCTCAATTCGCTTGTCGGAATGGTAGGTCTGGAACCCACACTCAGAGCGATAGAGCACGGCACTGACATAGCTCTTGCCAACAAGGAAACGCTTGTTGCTGGCGGCAAGCTCGTTATAGACCTTGCAAGAAAGAAGAATGTAAGGATCTACCCGGTAGACAGCGAGCACAGTGCGATATTCCAGTGCTTGCAGGGGAATAATATCAAAGAGCTGAGAAAGATAATCCTCACTGCATCGGGAGGGCCTTTCTTCGGCAAGAAAAAGTCAGAGCTTGAAAATGTGACTGTTGAGCAGGCGCTCAACCACCCGAACTGGTCAATGGGTAATAAAATAACTATCGACTCTGCTACACTTATGAACAAGGGGCTTGAATTCATCGAGGCCATGTGGCTCTTTGACCTGAAACCTGAACAGATAGAGATAGTTGTTCACAGGCAGAGCGTGGTCCATTCGGCTGTTGAATACAATGACCATTCGGTCATCGCACAGCTTGGTGTGCCTGATATGAAAATACCTATTCAGTATGCACTGATATTCCCTCAAAGGGTCGATTGCCCGACAAGGGAGCTTTCGCTTACTGATTACGGCACACTTACCTTTGAAAAGCCGGATTTCGAGACATTTGATTGTCTGACCGCTTGTATAAAGGCTATCACAAAGGGCGGCAACCTGCCTGCATCAGTCAACGGTGCAAACGAGGAGGCTGTAAGGCTGTTTTTAGAGAAAAAGATAGGCTTCCTTGATATAGGCAGGCTCGTGACCAAGTGTCTGGAAACTACAGAATATAAAGAAATAACATCACTTGATGATGTTCTCGCTGCTGACAGGGCGGCAAGAGAATTTGTAATGGAAAACTACAAAAAGATAAACTGA